One genomic region from Balaenoptera acutorostrata chromosome 1, mBalAcu1.1, whole genome shotgun sequence encodes:
- the LINGO4 gene encoding leucine-rich repeat and immunoglobulin-like domain-containing nogo receptor-interacting protein 4, giving the protein MLPGSSLYLGLGSSRCSSNSSIGRRAGGQRGERRTGRCGAEVQLKRDGPPALHRCSAQLDATLQLLWIEEGMAAATTPKQAWPPWPPIFFLLLLSGGSSGGCPAVCDCTSQPRAVLCAQRRLEVVPGGLPLDTELLDLSGNRLWGLQRGMLSRLGLLRELDLSYNQLSTLEPGAFHGLQGLLTLRLQGNRLRIMGPGVFSGLSALTLLDIRLNQIVLFLDGAFGELGSLQQLEAGDNHLVFVAPGAFAGLAKLSTLTLERCNLSAVPGPALARLPALGALSLRELDIGRLPGGALRGLGRLKELEIHHWPSLEALEPGSLTGLNLSSLAITRCNLSSVPSQALHHLSFLRVLDLSQNPISAIPARGLSPLVRLQELRLSGACLTSIAAHAFHGLTAFHLLDVADNALQTLEETAFPSPDKLVTLRLSGNPLTCDCRLVWLLRLRRRLDFGMSPPACAGPQHVQGKSLREFLDILPPGHFTCQPALIRKSGPRWVIAEEGGHAVFSCSGDGDPAPIVSWMRPQGAWLGRAGRVRVLEDGTLEIRSVQLRDRGAYVCVVSNVAGNDSLRTWLEVIQVEPPNSTLSDPNITMPGIPGPFLLDSRGIAMVLAVGFLPFLTSVTLCFGLIALWSKGKGRVKHHMTFDFVAPRTSGDKNSGGNRVTAKLF; this is encoded by the exons atgcttCCTGGCTCTTCTCTCTACCTCGGTCTTGGCAGCAGCCgctgcagcagcaacagcagcatcGGCAGGCGGGCAGGGGGACAGCGGGGAGAGAGGCGCACGGGGAGGTGCGGGGCAGAGGTGCAGCTCAAGCGGGACGGGCCCCCAGCCCTGCACAGATGCAGTGCCCAACTTGATGCCACCCTCCAGCTTCTCTG GATTGAAGAAGGGATGGCTGCAGCCACTACTCCAAAGCAAGCCTGGCCCCCGTGGCCCCCCATCTTTTTCCTGCTCCTCCTGTCTGGGGGGAGCAGCGGCGGCTGCCCTGCTGTGTGTGACTGCACCTCCCAACCCCGGGCAGTGCTCTGTGCCCAGCGGCGGCTGGAGGTTGTACCAGGGGGACTCCCGCTGGACACCGAGCTCCTGGACCTGAGTGGGAACCGCCTATGGGGGCTTCAGCGGGGAATGCTCTCCCGCCTGGGCCTGCTCCGGGAACTGGACCTCAGCTACAACCAGCTGTCCACCCTCGAGCCAGGGGCCTTCCATGGTCTGCAGGGCCTGCTCACCCTGAGGCTGCAGGGCAACCGTCTGCGAATCATGGGCCCCGGGGTCTTCTCAGGCCTGTCTGCCCTCACGCTGCTGGACATCCGCCTCAACCAGATTGTCCTCTTCCTCGATGGAGCTTTCGGGGAGCTAGGCAGCCTCCAGCAGCTTGAGGCTGGGGACAACCACCTGGTGTTTGTGGCGCCGGGAGCCTTTGCTGGACTGGCCAAGCTGAGCACCCTCACCCTGGAGCGCTGCAACCTCAGCGCCGTGCCTGGCCCGGCCCTGGCCCGCCTCCCAGCGCTAGGGGCCCTAAGCCTCCGAGAATTAGATATTGGGAGGCTGCCGGGAGGGGCGCTGCGAGGGCTGGGGCGGCTAAAGGAGCTGGAGATCCATCACTGGCCATCTCTGGAGGCGCTGGAGCCTGGGAGCCTGACTGGGCTCAATCTCAGCAGCTTGGCCATCACCCGCTGCAACCTGAGCTCGGTGCCCTCCCAGGCGCTGCACCACCTGAGCTTCCTCAGGGTCCTGGATCTGTCTCAGAACCCCATCTCTGCCATCCCGGCCCGGGGGCTCAGCCCCCTGGTGCGGCTCCAGGAGCTCCGACTGTCAGGGGCATGCCTCACCTCCATCGCTGCCCACGCCTTCCATGGCTTGACTGCCTTCCACCTCCTAGACGTGGCGGATAACGCCCTGCAGACACTGGAGGAAACGGCCTTCCCTTCTCCAGACAAACTGGTCACCCTGAGGCTGTCTGGTAACCCCCTGACCTGTGACTGCCGCCTCGTCTGGCTGCTCCGGCTCCGCCGCCGCCTGGACTTTGGCATGTCCCCCCCTGCCTGTGCCGGCCCCCAGCACGTCCAGGGGAAGAGTCTGAGGGAGTTTTTAGACATCCTACCTCCAGGGCACTTCACTTGCCAACCAGCCCTGATCCGAAAGTCCGGGCCACGATGGGTCATTGCAGAGGAGGGGGGGCatgctgttttctcctgctctggaGATGGAGACCCAGCCCCCATCGTCTCCTGGATGAGGCCTCAGGGGGCTTGGCTGGGAAGGGCCGGGAGAGTAAGGGTCCTGGAGGATGGGACGCTGGAGATCCGCTCCGTGCAGCTACGGGATAGAGGGGCCTATGTCTGTGTGGTCAGCAATGTAGCTGGGAATGACTCCCTGAGGACCTGGCTGGAAGTAATCCAAGTTGAACCACCAAATAGCACTCTCTCTGACCCCAACATCACCATGCCAGGGATCCCAGGGCCCTTCTTGCTGGATAGCAGAGGCATAGCTATGGTGCTGGCAGTcggcttcctccccttcctcacctCAGTAACCCTGTGCTTTGGCCTCATTGCCCTCTGGAGCAAAGGCAAAGGCCGGGTCAAACATCACATGACCTTTGACTTTGTGGCACCCCGAACCTCTGGGGATAAGAACTCTGGGGGTAACCGGGTCACTGCCAAGCTCTTCTGA